A genomic region of Mycobacterium sp. Aquia_213 contains the following coding sequences:
- a CDS encoding aldehyde dehydrogenase family protein — MREYLKFYIDGQWVDPVRPNAFDVENPATEQVSGTISLGSADDVDAAVKAARRAFTGWSQSTREQRLDLLQAILAEYQKRASDLAEAVTEEMGAPPSLAAGPQVFLGIGHLNTAIDALKNFAFEEHKGATLIAKEPIGVCGLITPWNWPINQVAVKVYPALATGCTVVLKPSEVAPYSPYIFAEILAAAGVPAGVFNLVNGDGAGVGVALASHPDIDMVSFTGSTRAGIEVAKLAAPTVKRVTQELGGKSPNIVLDDGGFAEGVSAGVANMMPNSGQSCNAPTRMLVPNSRMAEAITIARAAAEQVAVGDPANKRAIGPVASKTQFDKVQRLIQKGVDEGATVVTGGPGRPAGLDKGYYVKPTVFAHVTNDMTIAREEIFGPVLCILGYDDLDHAVEIANDTEYGLAGFVSGADLDKAREVARKIRAGWVTINHAFDMNAPFGGYKRSGNGREWSEFGFHEYLEVKSTLGYAPDKG, encoded by the coding sequence ATGCGCGAATACCTGAAGTTCTACATAGACGGACAGTGGGTCGACCCGGTGCGGCCCAATGCTTTCGACGTGGAGAACCCGGCAACCGAGCAGGTGTCCGGGACGATCTCGCTGGGGTCGGCGGACGATGTCGACGCGGCGGTCAAAGCCGCACGGCGAGCCTTCACGGGCTGGTCGCAGAGCACCCGCGAACAGCGTCTGGACCTGTTGCAGGCCATCCTCGCCGAATACCAGAAGCGTGCCAGCGATCTCGCCGAGGCCGTCACCGAGGAGATGGGGGCACCACCCTCCTTGGCCGCCGGGCCGCAGGTCTTTCTCGGGATCGGACACCTGAACACGGCCATCGACGCCCTGAAGAACTTTGCGTTCGAGGAACACAAAGGGGCAACGCTGATCGCCAAGGAGCCGATCGGTGTCTGCGGTTTGATCACTCCGTGGAACTGGCCGATCAACCAGGTCGCGGTCAAGGTCTACCCGGCGTTGGCCACCGGCTGCACCGTTGTCCTGAAACCCTCTGAGGTGGCCCCGTATTCGCCCTACATCTTCGCCGAGATCCTGGCTGCCGCCGGCGTGCCGGCCGGGGTGTTCAACCTGGTCAACGGCGACGGCGCGGGCGTGGGCGTCGCATTGGCCAGCCACCCCGACATCGACATGGTGTCGTTCACCGGCTCCACCCGCGCCGGCATCGAGGTGGCCAAGCTTGCCGCCCCGACCGTGAAGCGAGTGACCCAAGAGCTCGGCGGCAAGAGCCCCAACATCGTGCTTGACGACGGTGGCTTTGCGGAGGGCGTCAGCGCAGGCGTGGCCAACATGATGCCGAACTCGGGGCAGAGCTGTAACGCGCCGACGCGCATGCTGGTGCCGAATTCCCGGATGGCGGAGGCCATTACCATCGCGCGCGCGGCTGCCGAGCAGGTCGCGGTGGGCGATCCCGCCAATAAGAGAGCGATCGGGCCGGTGGCGTCGAAGACACAATTCGACAAGGTCCAGCGACTGATCCAGAAGGGCGTCGACGAGGGCGCGACCGTGGTTACCGGAGGTCCGGGCAGGCCGGCGGGGCTGGACAAGGGCTACTACGTCAAGCCGACGGTCTTCGCGCATGTCACCAATGACATGACGATCGCGCGCGAGGAGATCTTCGGGCCGGTGCTGTGCATCCTCGGCTACGACGACCTCGACCACGCCGTCGAGATCGCCAACGACACCGAATACGGCCTGGCCGGGTTCGTCTCGGGAGCCGACCTCGACAAGGCACGCGAGGTGGCACGCAAGATTCGCGCCGGTTGGGTGACGATCAATCACGCATTCGACATGAACGCGCCATTCGGCGGCTACAAGCGCAGCGGCAACGGTCGCGAATGGAGCGAGTTCGGCTTCCACGAGTATCTGGAAGTCAAAAGCACCCTGGGCTACGCCCCTGACAAGGGCTAA
- a CDS encoding thiamine pyrophosphate-binding protein, with translation MPVPVYKRILDLFEAEGVNTLFGIPDPNFVHMFAEADARGWSVVAPHHELSAGFMAEAASRMTGKPGLCIGTLGPGMANIAGAIQCALVENSPVIFLGGQRARVTERRVRRGRIQFVQQEPLFAASVKYSSSIEYADQTDEIIHEAIRRAMSGTPGPSYVEFPSHVILEELDVPDALPPSRYRLVNQGAGEREVAEAVKLIRDAKSPILLVGHGVHTSRTGAAVKELAELMACPVIQTSGGTSFIPGLQERTFPYLFSPAANEAVEESDLCVALGTELGEPMHYGRTQHWAGNNANRKWVYVEQDPTAIGVNRPVDVALVGDLRGVVPQLVDALKDAPRKPAPALQVLIEKDAKELADVAESAPSGRSPIHPARYVVEATKAFNELEDGIMVRDGGATVIFQWTYSQSKPRDVIWNQNFGHLGTGLPYAVGASVAEGGKRPVMLLTSDSAFLFHIAELETAARQNLPLVCVVGVDHQWGLEVGVYKRTFEQPSPQPGVHWSKDVRMDKVAEGFGCHGEYVEKEEEIGPAIARAYASGKVGVVHVCIDPKANSEEMPKYDRFRTWYAEGTQ, from the coding sequence ATGCCCGTGCCCGTCTACAAGCGCATTCTCGACCTGTTCGAGGCCGAGGGCGTGAACACGCTGTTCGGTATCCCGGACCCGAACTTCGTGCACATGTTCGCCGAGGCCGACGCCCGCGGGTGGTCGGTGGTCGCACCGCATCACGAACTGAGCGCGGGATTCATGGCCGAGGCGGCGTCGCGGATGACCGGTAAGCCCGGCCTCTGCATCGGAACGCTCGGCCCGGGTATGGCCAACATCGCCGGCGCGATCCAGTGCGCGCTCGTCGAGAACTCACCGGTGATCTTCCTCGGTGGGCAGCGGGCCCGCGTCACCGAGCGCCGGGTGCGGCGCGGCCGCATCCAATTCGTGCAGCAGGAGCCCCTTTTCGCCGCGTCGGTGAAGTACAGCAGCTCGATCGAGTACGCCGACCAGACCGACGAGATCATCCACGAAGCGATCCGCCGCGCGATGTCGGGCACTCCGGGCCCGTCGTATGTCGAGTTTCCCTCGCACGTCATCCTCGAGGAGCTCGACGTGCCGGATGCGCTGCCGCCCAGCCGGTATCGGCTCGTCAACCAGGGCGCGGGCGAGCGCGAGGTGGCCGAGGCGGTCAAGCTGATCCGGGACGCCAAGAGCCCGATCCTGCTGGTCGGTCACGGCGTGCACACGTCGCGCACGGGTGCGGCGGTCAAGGAGCTGGCCGAGCTGATGGCCTGCCCGGTGATCCAGACCTCCGGCGGCACCTCGTTCATCCCGGGACTGCAGGAGCGGACGTTCCCCTACCTGTTCTCCCCGGCCGCGAACGAGGCAGTCGAGGAATCCGACCTGTGCGTCGCGCTGGGCACCGAACTCGGTGAGCCGATGCATTACGGCCGGACCCAGCATTGGGCCGGCAACAATGCGAACCGCAAATGGGTGTACGTCGAGCAGGACCCGACCGCCATCGGCGTCAACCGCCCGGTCGACGTGGCGCTGGTCGGCGATCTGCGCGGTGTCGTGCCGCAACTGGTCGACGCGCTCAAGGATGCTCCGCGCAAACCCGCACCCGCGTTGCAGGTCCTGATCGAAAAGGATGCGAAAGAGCTTGCGGACGTGGCGGAATCGGCACCGTCGGGACGCTCGCCGATCCACCCGGCGCGCTACGTCGTCGAGGCCACCAAGGCCTTCAACGAACTCGAGGACGGCATCATGGTGCGCGACGGCGGCGCGACCGTGATCTTCCAGTGGACCTACTCGCAGTCCAAGCCGCGCGACGTGATCTGGAACCAGAACTTCGGTCACCTGGGCACGGGTCTGCCGTACGCCGTCGGCGCCTCGGTCGCCGAGGGCGGCAAACGCCCGGTCATGCTGCTGACCAGTGACTCGGCCTTCCTGTTCCACATCGCCGAGTTGGAAACCGCAGCGCGGCAGAACCTGCCGCTGGTGTGCGTGGTGGGCGTCGACCACCAGTGGGGCTTGGAAGTAGGCGTGTACAAGCGCACTTTCGAGCAACCGTCGCCGCAGCCCGGCGTGCACTGGAGCAAAGACGTCCGGATGGACAAGGTCGCCGAGGGCTTCGGTTGCCACGGTGAGTACGTCGAGAAGGAAGAGGAGATCGGCCCGGCTATCGCTCGCGCCTACGCCAGTGGCAAAGTCGGTGTCGTGCACGTGTGCATTGACCCGAAGGCCAACTCCGAGGAGATGCCGAAGTACGACCGCTTCCGGACCTGGTACGCCGAAGGCACACAGTAA
- a CDS encoding CaiB/BaiF CoA transferase family protein, with protein sequence MTGVRVVDLTAMVMGPYCTQIMADMGADVIKVEPPQGDNTRYISVGPAPGMSGVFVNVNRGKRSVVLDLRTDAGTRALRALVETADVFIHSMRAKAIAKLGFGYDDVAAINPAIVYTNCYGYGRRGPDHDRPAYDDTIQAECGLPAVQQQLTGEADYVGTIMADKIAGLTALYATMMALFHRERTGEAQEVEVAMFETMASFMLVEHANGAMFDPPLGPAVYPRTVAPNRRPYRTSDGYIAALIYNDKHWNAFMEAVQPPWASELYSTLEQRAREIDTIYGLVAETMKERSTAEWLALLRRLEIPAAPLNTPGALFDDPHLAAVGMFETVDTPHGPVRFPGVPTWFSQTPGRVAGPAPELGAHTAEVLATLDLKVQS encoded by the coding sequence ATGACCGGTGTGCGCGTCGTCGATCTCACCGCAATGGTGATGGGACCGTACTGCACGCAGATTATGGCCGACATGGGCGCCGACGTGATCAAAGTCGAACCACCCCAAGGGGACAACACCCGGTATATCTCCGTGGGGCCGGCGCCCGGCATGAGTGGGGTATTCGTCAACGTGAACCGGGGCAAACGCAGCGTTGTGCTGGACCTGCGAACCGACGCCGGAACGCGTGCGTTACGCGCTCTCGTCGAGACCGCCGACGTATTCATCCACTCGATGCGCGCCAAAGCAATCGCCAAGCTCGGCTTCGGCTATGACGACGTCGCCGCGATCAATCCCGCGATCGTCTACACCAATTGTTATGGGTACGGGCGACGTGGACCCGACCACGACCGCCCCGCCTACGACGACACGATCCAGGCGGAATGCGGCCTGCCGGCGGTGCAGCAGCAATTGACCGGTGAGGCCGATTACGTCGGCACCATCATGGCCGACAAGATTGCCGGCCTGACGGCGCTGTACGCGACGATGATGGCGCTGTTTCACCGCGAACGCACCGGGGAGGCGCAAGAAGTCGAGGTCGCCATGTTCGAAACCATGGCCTCGTTCATGCTCGTCGAACACGCGAACGGAGCGATGTTCGACCCTCCGCTGGGGCCGGCGGTGTATCCGCGCACCGTGGCGCCCAACCGCCGCCCCTACCGCACCAGCGACGGCTACATCGCGGCGTTGATTTACAACGACAAACACTGGAACGCCTTCATGGAAGCCGTGCAGCCACCGTGGGCCAGCGAGCTGTATTCGACATTGGAACAACGTGCGCGCGAGATCGACACCATCTACGGGCTGGTCGCCGAGACGATGAAAGAGCGTTCCACCGCGGAGTGGTTGGCGCTGTTGCGCCGCCTCGAGATACCGGCCGCGCCATTGAACACGCCCGGTGCACTGTTCGACGATCCGCATCTGGCCGCCGTCGGCATGTTCGAGACAGTGGACACCCCGCACGGACCGGTGCGCTTCCCGGGCGTACCCACCTGGTTCTCGCAGACACCGGGCCGCGTTGCGGGTCCGGCGCCCGAGCTCGGCGCCCACACCGCAGAGGTACTCGCCACGCTGGACCTGAAGGTCCAATCATGA
- a CDS encoding SDR family NAD(P)-dependent oxidoreductase: MSELRFDGRVAVVTGAGRGLGRAYAQLLAGRGAKVVVNDPGGSLTGDGIDATTAEDVVAEIVAAGGEAVACTASVATREGGQAIVATALEHFGGIDILVHNAGNVRRGSLKEMSYEDFDAVLDVHLRGAFNVVRPAFPRMCAAGYGRIVLTSSIGGLYGNHDVANYAAAKAGVIGLSNVAAVEGAAEGVLCNVIVPAAVTRMAEGIDTSAYPPMGAELVAPVVGWLAHESCSVTGEMFIALAGRVARAVVAETPGVCRPSWTIEDVGSHLDAIRYVEAPLIFPVVPDGHNQHIRYSFELAHRSNDQGALHG; the protein is encoded by the coding sequence GTGAGCGAGTTGCGGTTCGACGGCCGGGTCGCCGTCGTCACAGGAGCCGGGCGGGGGCTGGGCCGTGCCTACGCGCAGCTGCTCGCGGGACGCGGCGCGAAGGTCGTCGTCAACGATCCCGGCGGCAGCCTCACCGGTGACGGCATTGATGCCACAACCGCCGAGGACGTGGTGGCCGAGATCGTCGCGGCCGGCGGCGAAGCCGTCGCGTGTACCGCGTCGGTTGCGACCCGCGAGGGCGGCCAGGCGATCGTCGCGACCGCGCTGGAGCATTTCGGCGGCATCGACATCCTGGTGCACAACGCGGGCAACGTCCGGCGTGGCTCGCTGAAGGAGATGAGCTACGAGGACTTCGACGCCGTGCTCGACGTGCATTTGCGCGGCGCGTTCAACGTGGTGCGGCCGGCGTTTCCGCGCATGTGCGCGGCGGGCTACGGCCGCATCGTGCTGACGTCATCGATTGGTGGCCTGTACGGAAACCACGACGTGGCCAACTATGCCGCCGCCAAGGCCGGCGTGATCGGGCTGTCCAACGTCGCCGCGGTCGAAGGCGCCGCCGAGGGCGTGCTGTGCAACGTGATCGTGCCGGCCGCGGTGACGCGCATGGCCGAAGGTATCGACACCTCGGCCTATCCGCCGATGGGCGCGGAACTCGTTGCGCCCGTGGTGGGTTGGCTTGCCCACGAGTCGTGCTCGGTGACGGGTGAAATGTTCATCGCGCTGGCGGGTAGGGTGGCCCGCGCAGTCGTCGCGGAGACCCCAGGCGTGTGCCGGCCGTCGTGGACGATCGAGGACGTCGGCAGCCATCTGGATGCGATCCGATACGTCGAAGCGCCACTTATCTTTCCGGTCGTCCCGGACGGGCATAACCAGCACATCCGTTACAGCTTCGAGCTGGCTCACCGCTCAAACGATCAAGGAGCGCTTCATGGCTAG
- a CDS encoding flavin-containing monooxygenase, producing the protein MTTSETCGPTDVAQDVDIDAMRAKYAQEREKRLRKEGGAQYLELDGDLADLYEVDPYTPVADRAPIDEDIEVAVLGGGFAGLLSGAYLKKAGVQDVRVIDMAGDFGGVWYWNRFPGIQCDNDAYCYIPMLEELDFLPSKKFADGAEIFAHCQAMGKHFDLYDGAIFSTQVETMRWDEKSKRWRLVTNRGDDIRARFVVMAQGSYNKPKLPGIPGIKEYLDSGGHAFHSARWDYDYTGGDANGGLHRLADKRVALVGTGATGVQLVPHLGRDAKQLFVFQRTPSSVDMRANTPTDPAWAAALQPGWQEERKRNFHNWSPFVGVVFGEPDLVCDFWTELGRNMTARIAASPDPASLGIEEIMAIREEEDYKIMDRLRRRVAALVDDPDTAEALKPYYRFMCKRPCSSETYLPAFNLPAVTLVDVSESKGVERLTKKGIVANGVEYEVDCVVFASGFEISTEISRRFAVDVIEGRDGLSLFDYWHDRYQTLHGMTTRGFPNQFFTGFIQGGVSANTTAMFEQQAEHIAYIIAEAQKRGATTVEPSQEGQDGWVKTVAELAIDNSAFEMSCTPGYYNNEGQGGAKDNGAFLGDFYSPGFYAFGDLIAEWRARGDLEGLELS; encoded by the coding sequence ATGACAACGTCCGAGACCTGCGGGCCCACCGACGTGGCGCAGGACGTCGACATCGACGCGATGCGGGCCAAGTACGCCCAGGAGCGCGAGAAGCGCCTGCGCAAGGAGGGCGGCGCGCAGTACCTCGAACTCGACGGTGACCTGGCCGATCTCTACGAGGTGGACCCGTACACCCCGGTGGCCGACCGAGCCCCGATCGACGAGGACATCGAGGTGGCCGTCCTCGGCGGCGGGTTCGCCGGGTTGTTGTCGGGCGCCTACCTGAAAAAGGCCGGCGTGCAGGATGTTCGGGTCATCGACATGGCCGGGGACTTCGGCGGAGTGTGGTACTGGAACCGCTTCCCGGGCATCCAATGCGACAACGACGCCTACTGCTACATCCCGATGCTCGAGGAGCTCGACTTCCTGCCGAGCAAGAAGTTCGCCGACGGCGCCGAGATCTTCGCGCACTGCCAGGCCATGGGCAAACACTTCGACCTCTACGACGGCGCGATCTTCTCAACGCAGGTCGAGACCATGCGCTGGGACGAGAAGAGCAAGCGCTGGCGACTGGTCACCAACCGCGGCGACGACATCCGCGCACGGTTCGTGGTGATGGCGCAGGGCTCGTACAACAAGCCGAAGCTGCCCGGTATCCCCGGTATCAAGGAGTACCTGGACAGCGGCGGCCACGCGTTCCATTCCGCACGCTGGGACTACGACTACACCGGCGGCGATGCCAACGGCGGCCTGCATAGGCTGGCCGACAAGCGGGTCGCACTCGTCGGCACCGGGGCTACCGGCGTCCAGCTGGTGCCGCATCTCGGCCGGGATGCCAAGCAGCTCTTCGTGTTCCAACGCACCCCGTCGTCGGTGGACATGCGCGCCAACACGCCCACCGACCCGGCCTGGGCGGCGGCTCTGCAGCCCGGTTGGCAGGAGGAGCGCAAGCGCAACTTCCACAACTGGTCACCGTTTGTGGGGGTGGTCTTCGGCGAACCAGATCTGGTGTGCGACTTCTGGACCGAATTGGGCCGCAACATGACCGCCCGGATTGCCGCCAGCCCGGATCCCGCCTCGCTGGGGATCGAGGAGATCATGGCGATCCGGGAGGAAGAGGACTACAAGATCATGGATCGGCTGCGCCGCCGCGTGGCCGCCCTGGTCGACGACCCCGACACCGCCGAGGCGCTCAAGCCGTACTACCGCTTCATGTGCAAGCGGCCATGTTCGAGCGAGACGTACCTGCCGGCGTTCAACCTGCCTGCCGTGACGTTGGTGGACGTGTCGGAATCCAAGGGAGTGGAACGCCTGACGAAAAAGGGCATCGTCGCCAACGGCGTCGAGTACGAGGTCGATTGCGTTGTATTCGCCAGCGGATTCGAGATCTCCACGGAGATCAGTCGGCGCTTCGCGGTCGACGTCATCGAGGGCCGAGACGGGCTGTCGCTGTTCGACTACTGGCACGACAGGTACCAGACGCTGCACGGCATGACCACCCGCGGATTCCCCAACCAGTTCTTCACCGGCTTCATCCAGGGCGGCGTTTCGGCCAACACCACCGCGATGTTCGAGCAACAGGCCGAGCACATCGCCTACATCATCGCCGAGGCGCAGAAACGCGGCGCGACCACCGTCGAACCCAGTCAGGAGGGCCAGGACGGCTGGGTCAAAACGGTCGCCGAACTGGCGATCGACAACTCGGCCTTCGAGATGTCCTGTACCCCTGGCTATTACAACAATGAGGGTCAGGGTGGCGCCAAAGACAATGGTGCGTTCCTCGGTGATTTCTACTCGCCGGGCTTCTACGCCTTCGGTGACCTGATCGCCGAGTGGCGCGCCAGGGGTGACCTGGAAGGCCTTGAGCTTTCGTGA